The Thamnophis elegans isolate rThaEle1 chromosome Z, rThaEle1.pri, whole genome shotgun sequence genome contains a region encoding:
- the SEC61G gene encoding protein transport protein Sec61 subunit gamma isoform X2: MDQVMQFVEPSRQFVKDSIRLVKRCTKPDRKEFQKIAMATAIGFAIMGFIGFFVKLIHIPINNIIVGG; encoded by the exons ATGGATCAAGTAATGCAATTTGTAGAGCCCAGCCGCCAGTTTGTGAAAGATTCCATTAGACTTGTTAAAAGATGCACAAAACCAGATAGAAAAG AATTCCAGAAGATTGCCATGGCAACAGCAATAGGTTTTGCAATAATGGGATTTATTGGTTTCTTCGTAAAATTGATCCACATTCCAATCAACAATATTATTGT tggTGGCTAA
- the SEC61G gene encoding protein transport protein Sec61 subunit gamma isoform X1 has protein sequence MDQVMQFVEPSRQFVKDSIRLVKRCTKPDRKEFQKIAMATAIGFAIMGFIGFFVKLIHIPINNIIVMLCDTSHSGQRSATSQSAVRQVLGHGRPGCSCPKVSRCGVHGAAPPPPYLDFYACASPHVQSDGGMSGSGLN, from the exons ATGGATCAAGTAATGCAATTTGTAGAGCCCAGCCGCCAGTTTGTGAAAGATTCCATTAGACTTGTTAAAAGATGCACAAAACCAGATAGAAAAG AATTCCAGAAGATTGCCATGGCAACAGCAATAGGTTTTGCAATAATGGGATTTATTGGTTTCTTCGTAAAATTGATCCACATTCCAATCAACAATATTATTGT GATGCTGTGTGACACATCGCATTCGGGCCAACGTTCAGCCACAAGTCAATCAGCAGTGCGACAGGTGTTGGGGCATGGGAGACCTGGCTGCAGCTGTCCTAAGGTAAGCAGGTGCGGGGtgcatggggcagctccacccccacCCTACCTTGATTTTTACGCATGTGCCTCACCCCATGTACAATCAGATGGTGGGATGAGTGGGTCGGGTCTTAACTAG